One window from the genome of Puniceicoccus vermicola encodes:
- a CDS encoding glycosyl hydrolase family 28-related protein, whose protein sequence is MNATHSDLWGKSGEKWDPQGRLPDFSFAGYHSGEQPIPEPQSGISVLDFGAVGDGQTDCTEAFRRAIAESDGLAIEIPKGQFIISDILWIRKPNVVLRGEGSKNTIILPTTKLEMVRPRMSSTTEGLKTSSYSWSGGFIWIHGQLEHKPITKITAEAVRGAQILTVKDTSGLNAGQMVTIQMEDSGDASIIRHLYVDDEWENIEDLSLYQRTTFVTRIQHIRGKQIILERFLPFDIRLEWNAEIMTFAPEVTECGIENLSIKFPTEPYGGHFKEWGMNAVAIDEAAHCWVRDVEIHNADSGIFLKSHFSTIDGLTLTSNRPKTEGDAGHHGVSFSNHSQDNLLQNFDFQTRFIHDITVENGANGNVVKRGRGLDLSLDHHRLCPNRNLFTQVDVGKGESVWRFGGGPRRGKHTGRGATFWGISSQKAISHPGPEFGPEEVNFVGLDSQGPSSKDISGLWWEAIPSEGLQPSDLHQAQLTRRLQKSSSEDPDSFKTYRV, encoded by the coding sequence ATGAATGCCACCCATTCTGATCTTTGGGGTAAATCTGGTGAAAAATGGGATCCCCAGGGGCGTCTGCCCGACTTTTCTTTCGCTGGATACCATTCTGGCGAACAGCCAATTCCAGAACCTCAATCAGGGATCAGTGTCCTTGATTTCGGCGCCGTTGGAGACGGTCAAACCGACTGCACAGAAGCGTTCCGTCGAGCCATCGCGGAGAGCGACGGTCTGGCCATTGAGATTCCCAAAGGCCAGTTTATCATTAGCGACATTCTCTGGATCCGGAAGCCCAATGTTGTATTGCGCGGGGAAGGCTCCAAGAACACCATTATTCTCCCCACGACAAAGCTTGAGATGGTGCGCCCGAGAATGTCATCCACGACGGAAGGCCTGAAAACCTCAAGCTATTCCTGGTCCGGTGGTTTTATCTGGATTCACGGCCAACTGGAGCACAAACCCATCACCAAAATTACCGCGGAAGCAGTAAGAGGCGCCCAAATCCTAACCGTCAAAGATACCAGTGGTTTAAACGCGGGGCAAATGGTGACGATTCAAATGGAAGACAGCGGCGATGCTTCGATCATCCGACACCTCTATGTCGACGACGAATGGGAGAATATCGAAGACTTGAGCCTATACCAACGGACCACCTTTGTTACACGCATTCAACACATACGCGGAAAGCAAATTATTCTCGAACGTTTTCTTCCCTTTGACATCCGACTGGAGTGGAATGCCGAGATCATGACATTCGCCCCCGAAGTGACCGAATGCGGGATCGAAAATCTAAGTATTAAATTTCCTACCGAACCTTATGGCGGACATTTCAAGGAATGGGGTATGAACGCGGTTGCCATCGACGAGGCAGCCCATTGCTGGGTTCGAGATGTTGAAATCCACAATGCCGACAGTGGAATCTTCCTGAAAAGTCATTTCTCCACAATTGACGGCCTCACCCTGACTTCGAATCGCCCGAAAACTGAGGGTGACGCGGGTCATCACGGCGTTTCCTTCAGTAATCATTCGCAGGACAACTTGCTCCAGAATTTCGATTTCCAAACTCGATTCATCCACGACATCACCGTCGAAAACGGGGCGAACGGCAATGTCGTCAAACGAGGAAGAGGTCTGGACTTATCTCTCGACCATCACCGCCTCTGCCCAAACCGAAACCTCTTCACCCAAGTCGATGTCGGGAAGGGCGAGTCGGTCTGGCGATTTGGAGGGGGGCCTCGGCGGGGAAAACACACAGGACGAGGAGCCACGTTCTGGGGCATCTCCAGTCAAAAAGCCATCTCCCACCCGGGCCCCGAATTCGGCCCCGAAGAAGTAAACTTTGTAGGCCTCGACAGTCAGGGACCCAGCTCGAAAGACATCTCTGGGCTTTGGTGGGAAGCCATCCCTTCGGAAGGTCTCCAACCCTCCGACCTCCATCAAGCACAGCTTACCCGGCGTCTCCAGAAAAGCAGTAGCGAGGATCCAGATTCCTTTAAAACCTACCGGGTCTGA
- a CDS encoding sodium:solute symporter family protein: protein MLSIDYFVLAIYLAGIFGVGLFLSSKNKSSADMFAAGGESPWWTSGLSSFMTMFSAGTFVVWGGIAYEHGFVAVMINFCYGVAAILVGYFVAGHWKRMGVKTPAEFIELRFGPGAVQFYTWAMMVFRIVGVAVSLYSLSIVLVAMMPLEAGNPLRDPATGNLSLMWAIVIFGGIVVIYTMAGGLWAVLMTDVLQFIVLNLAVLFIVPLAFGSVGGVGAFLEKAPDGFFALTSDKYTVFFLFGWVIIHFFMIGAEWAFAQRFICVSSEKDAKKSCFLFGGLYLLSPLLWLLPPMIYRTIDPNADPQEAYILACRAVLPAGMVGLMVAAMFSATASMVSSQLNVFAGVLTDEMYRRIFKPEATDRQLVRVGRIFTILLGAVLIGVSLMIPYLGGAEKVVVAITSLMVGPLLAPTIWGLFSRRIGIRAIWTTVAVSFVLGLLLKMGLSSGGFLVFGQTSRLAEWVQTNGTMVDLLIGVAIPVVILTAMHFWRGETSAGWIRIEQQVSEVIAAGKTTVASTLPAVIVGGCIFLCGILMFGLIPFNREGRLILAIFGAVLFLISGGIFLLIQIQKKRNAG from the coding sequence ATGCTCTCCATTGATTATTTTGTCCTCGCTATCTACCTCGCCGGAATTTTTGGGGTGGGGCTCTTCTTGTCTTCCAAGAACAAGAGTTCTGCGGACATGTTTGCGGCGGGCGGGGAGTCTCCATGGTGGACGTCGGGATTGAGTTCCTTCATGACGATGTTCTCGGCGGGGACTTTCGTTGTCTGGGGAGGTATCGCCTACGAACACGGTTTCGTAGCCGTGATGATCAACTTTTGCTACGGGGTAGCGGCGATTCTTGTCGGATATTTTGTCGCGGGGCACTGGAAGCGAATGGGGGTCAAGACCCCGGCTGAGTTCATTGAGCTCCGCTTTGGTCCGGGAGCCGTCCAATTCTACACTTGGGCAATGATGGTTTTCCGGATCGTGGGAGTGGCAGTTTCGCTGTATTCATTGTCCATTGTTCTGGTCGCGATGATGCCTTTGGAGGCGGGTAATCCGCTTCGGGATCCGGCCACCGGAAATCTCTCTCTCATGTGGGCGATCGTAATCTTCGGTGGGATTGTTGTGATCTATACCATGGCGGGCGGGCTTTGGGCGGTTTTGATGACGGATGTGCTCCAGTTTATCGTCCTCAATCTTGCGGTCCTGTTCATTGTGCCACTGGCCTTTGGCAGTGTCGGCGGAGTCGGTGCATTTTTAGAGAAAGCTCCAGACGGCTTCTTCGCGCTGACGAGCGACAAATACACCGTCTTCTTCCTTTTTGGTTGGGTCATTATCCATTTCTTCATGATTGGTGCGGAATGGGCTTTCGCCCAGCGGTTCATTTGTGTCTCGAGCGAGAAGGACGCGAAGAAGAGCTGTTTTCTTTTTGGAGGCTTATACCTGCTAAGCCCGTTGCTCTGGCTTCTGCCACCGATGATTTATCGCACCATCGATCCCAATGCCGATCCGCAGGAAGCCTATATCCTGGCCTGTCGGGCGGTGCTTCCGGCCGGGATGGTCGGCTTGATGGTCGCGGCCATGTTTTCGGCAACTGCCAGTATGGTCAGTTCCCAGTTGAACGTCTTCGCGGGAGTCCTGACTGACGAGATGTATCGACGGATCTTTAAGCCCGAGGCGACGGATCGACAACTCGTTCGGGTAGGCCGCATCTTCACAATCTTATTGGGGGCGGTCCTGATCGGCGTTTCTCTGATGATTCCCTATCTGGGAGGAGCGGAAAAGGTCGTCGTGGCCATCACTAGTTTGATGGTGGGGCCTCTATTGGCACCGACGATCTGGGGCCTCTTTAGTCGGCGAATCGGCATCCGGGCGATCTGGACGACCGTAGCCGTTAGTTTTGTTCTGGGTCTCCTCCTGAAAATGGGACTCTCATCCGGAGGATTTCTTGTCTTTGGGCAAACCTCCCGGTTAGCGGAATGGGTCCAGACAAATGGGACAATGGTCGATCTCTTGATCGGGGTCGCCATTCCGGTCGTGATTCTTACCGCGATGCATTTCTGGCGAGGAGAAACCTCGGCAGGTTGGATCCGGATCGAGCAGCAGGTTAGTGAGGTGATCGCCGCGGGGAAAACGACCGTAGCCAGCACTCTTCCCGCAGTGATCGTCGGAGGGTGTATTTTTCTGTGCGGGATCCTGATGTTCGGCCTCATCCCGTTTAATCGCGAGGGTCGACTGATCCTGGCCATCTTCGGGGCCGTCCTCTTCCTGATTTCCGGAGGCATATTTTTGCTCATACAGATCCAGAAAAAACGAAACGCTGGATGA
- a CDS encoding SDR family NAD(P)-dependent oxidoreductase, which produces MADENEPHRVILIAGVTGGIGSDLAARCAEAGWEVAGFSRSAENLEALREKIPELTCFEANACESNAVQGVVDKVMEKFGRVDAYVHCVGSFLLKPAHSCSDEEFGETLMLNLNSAFFGLRAVVRPMMKGDGGAITLISSVAAMAGMPSHEAIAAAKGGINGLVRSAASTYANKGIRVNAVAPGMVESNLSKPLLGSEQSRNMAISMHPLVSFLRPAGDLLWFRGCRVDTMTRPIVILMTMRLSGCVSQWRWGR; this is translated from the coding sequence ATGGCGGATGAAAACGAACCCCACCGTGTCATTTTGATCGCGGGCGTCACCGGAGGCATTGGTTCGGATCTCGCAGCCCGTTGTGCCGAAGCGGGATGGGAGGTCGCTGGGTTTTCCCGGTCGGCCGAGAATCTGGAGGCCCTGAGAGAGAAAATTCCAGAGCTTACGTGCTTTGAGGCGAATGCGTGTGAATCAAATGCGGTGCAAGGGGTTGTGGACAAGGTCATGGAGAAGTTCGGGCGCGTCGACGCTTACGTGCATTGTGTCGGATCCTTTTTGCTCAAGCCGGCTCACAGTTGTTCCGACGAGGAATTTGGCGAAACGCTGATGTTGAATCTGAACTCGGCATTCTTCGGGCTGCGGGCTGTGGTAAGACCGATGATGAAGGGAGATGGGGGCGCGATCACTCTGATCAGTTCGGTCGCAGCGATGGCTGGCATGCCGAGCCACGAAGCCATTGCCGCGGCGAAGGGAGGCATCAATGGCCTGGTGCGGAGTGCCGCCTCGACCTATGCCAACAAGGGCATTCGGGTGAACGCTGTTGCCCCCGGTATGGTCGAGTCCAACCTGTCCAAGCCCCTTCTCGGATCTGAACAGTCTCGAAATATGGCCATCTCTATGCATCCATTGGTCTCATTCCTGCGGCCTGCGGGGGATCTTCTCTGGTTTCGTGGGTGCCGGGTGGATACCATGACCAGACCGATAGTTATCCTTATGACGATGCGATTGTCAGGATGCGTCTCGCAATGGAGATGGGGACGTTGA
- the putP gene encoding sodium/proline symporter PutP, with translation MELGIWTSLFAYFILMIAIGFYAAKKATSNSEGYMLGGRKLPPAVAALSAGASDMSGWLLLGLPGALYAAGLIEAWIGIGLFVGALLNWIIVAPRLREQTERYDNSLTVPEFLANRFPSRSLALRMVSAVIVVVFFVVYTASGLVAGGKLFASAFGELINFGFMSDYQFGIWFTLIIVLSYTVVGGFLAVSLTDFAQGCIMMLALVIMPWVILTTGQGDGMSAAANRLRTIDPNFLSLFHGLTFFGFLSAVAWGLGYFGQPHIIVRFMAVRSVKDVPKARNIAMGWMGITLLGAICLGIFGRAYTERNGIVLSDPETIFIVLADLLFHPLVTGFLYAALLAAIMSTISSQLLVSSSSLTEDFYRIFMNKQATEKQLVTTGRISVLLVGVVAALISVNPGSEVLALVANAWAGFGAAFGPLIILSLLWKKMSGTGALAGMVVGACTVILWIAMGWNQSFLGGPGLYEILPGFIFSWISIVLVSKIAPAEGEFRELPKA, from the coding sequence ATGGAACTCGGAATTTGGACCAGTCTCTTCGCCTACTTCATTCTCATGATCGCCATCGGCTTTTACGCGGCGAAGAAAGCGACCTCGAATTCTGAGGGATATATGCTCGGGGGGCGAAAATTGCCTCCTGCTGTCGCAGCGCTCTCAGCCGGGGCCTCGGATATGTCAGGATGGCTCCTACTCGGACTCCCGGGAGCACTCTATGCCGCTGGCTTGATCGAAGCCTGGATTGGCATTGGTCTCTTCGTCGGTGCTTTGCTCAACTGGATCATTGTAGCACCCCGCCTCCGCGAGCAGACGGAGCGTTACGATAACTCCCTCACCGTACCGGAGTTTCTCGCCAACCGCTTTCCCTCCCGCTCCCTAGCCTTGCGTATGGTTTCTGCGGTGATTGTGGTTGTCTTCTTTGTGGTCTACACGGCCTCAGGACTGGTCGCCGGAGGGAAACTATTTGCCAGTGCATTCGGGGAGCTCATCAACTTCGGCTTCATGAGCGACTATCAATTTGGGATCTGGTTTACCCTCATCATCGTCCTCAGCTATACGGTTGTCGGCGGCTTCCTCGCTGTGAGCCTAACCGACTTTGCCCAAGGTTGCATCATGATGCTGGCCTTGGTCATCATGCCATGGGTCATCCTCACCACAGGTCAGGGCGATGGCATGAGCGCGGCGGCGAATCGACTTCGGACCATCGATCCGAACTTCCTCTCCCTCTTCCATGGTCTGACTTTCTTTGGCTTTCTTTCCGCTGTGGCTTGGGGCCTTGGCTACTTCGGGCAACCTCACATTATTGTCCGCTTCATGGCCGTTCGATCCGTAAAGGACGTTCCCAAAGCCCGAAATATTGCCATGGGTTGGATGGGCATCACCCTATTGGGCGCAATCTGCTTGGGTATCTTTGGCCGCGCTTATACGGAGCGGAATGGGATTGTCCTCTCCGACCCCGAGACCATCTTCATTGTTCTAGCGGATCTGCTATTCCACCCTTTGGTGACGGGCTTTCTCTATGCCGCACTCCTGGCAGCAATCATGTCCACCATTTCGAGCCAGCTCCTGGTCTCCTCATCTTCACTCACGGAGGATTTCTATCGCATCTTCATGAACAAGCAGGCGACCGAAAAGCAACTCGTCACGACAGGGCGTATCAGCGTGCTCCTCGTCGGTGTCGTAGCGGCCTTGATTTCCGTCAATCCAGGATCGGAGGTCCTGGCCCTCGTAGCGAATGCTTGGGCGGGATTTGGTGCTGCATTCGGCCCCTTGATCATCCTATCCCTCCTCTGGAAGAAAATGTCCGGCACAGGCGCGCTGGCGGGAATGGTAGTCGGCGCGTGTACGGTTATCCTCTGGATTGCAATGGGCTGGAACCAGTCCTTCCTCGGTGGCCCCGGGCTCTATGAAATCCTCCCTGGCTTCATCTTCTCTTGGATCAGTATCGTACTCGTAAGCAAAATCGCCCCCGCAGAGGGCGAATTCCGGGAGCTGCCCAAAGCGTAG
- a CDS encoding FAD-binding oxidoreductase: protein MPTVEIQSIQSLNYNVRQFRTEKPDGYEFTPGQATLVAIDREGLREEKRPFTFTSLPDDDFLEFTIKTYPSHEGVTDKLKELNRGEHLILEDPWGAIQFKGKGTFIAGGAGVTPMLAILRNEASKGSDAVSRLIFSNKKEKDLFLEEELKTVSEGRLLLTFTDQEVDEAEYGRVDEGFLRKHVSDFNQYFYVCGPPEMVESVEEDLEKLGADPDKIVTEES from the coding sequence ATGCCAACCGTAGAAATCCAATCGATCCAATCGTTAAACTATAATGTTCGTCAGTTTCGGACGGAAAAGCCGGACGGCTACGAATTTACCCCGGGCCAGGCGACTTTGGTGGCCATTGACCGGGAAGGCCTACGGGAGGAAAAACGGCCGTTTACTTTTACTTCCTTACCCGACGATGACTTCCTCGAATTCACCATTAAAACGTATCCCTCTCACGAAGGGGTTACGGACAAACTAAAGGAACTGAATCGGGGTGAACATCTGATTCTCGAAGATCCGTGGGGAGCGATCCAATTTAAAGGTAAGGGGACGTTCATCGCCGGAGGAGCCGGAGTCACTCCTATGCTCGCCATTCTCCGCAACGAAGCTTCCAAGGGGTCGGACGCTGTGAGCCGTCTGATCTTCTCCAATAAGAAGGAAAAAGATTTGTTCTTGGAGGAGGAACTCAAGACCGTTTCGGAGGGTCGTCTCCTATTGACGTTCACGGATCAGGAAGTCGATGAAGCCGAATATGGTCGAGTCGATGAGGGGTTTCTTCGCAAGCATGTCAGTGATTTTAATCAATATTTCTACGTTTGCGGCCCGCCCGAGATGGTTGAATCCGTCGAAGAAGATCTGGAAAAGCTCGGCGCAGATCCGGATAAGATTGTTACGGAAGAGTCGTAA